The following are from one region of the Oncorhynchus nerka isolate Pitt River linkage group LG8, Oner_Uvic_2.0, whole genome shotgun sequence genome:
- the LOC115119011 gene encoding N-acylneuraminate cytidylyltransferase encodes MAATRKRTRSGIGDVRDRKAKVIKDSGEKRHIAALILARGGSKGIPLKNIKMLAGVPLIGWVLRAAVDSKQFDSVWVSTDHDDIEKVAKAWGAQVHRRSPEVSKDSSSSLDTIQEFARLNPEVEVICHIQATSPCLHPFHLKEALEMITKQGFTSVFSVVRRHHFRWQEVKKGGSVATQPLNLDPSNRPRRQDWDGELCENGSFYFSTRALIEEGVLQGGKWAYYEMLPEYSVDIDVDIDWPVAEQRVLRFGYFGLDKPEVVRLLLCNVSGCLTDGRVLISVSGEEMVSVNTRDTMGIRMLQREGVEVILISSGEDPVTKALADNLSQRTGCEVRQLGKDIQGEVKAMMDDKDLDWKEVAYMGNDAPDVDCLNLAGLSAVPRDAPVVAINAAKYSCHSAAGLGAVREFSEHILLLKKKAKSQMEQDRIHRNTF; translated from the exons ATGGCCGCTACAAGAAAACGAACGCGATCAGGCATCGGAGATGTGAGAGACAGAAAAGCAAAGGTTATTAAAGACAGCGGTGAGAAGAGACACATCGCAGCCCTGATCCTGGCGAGGGGAGGCAGTAAGGGGATCCCCCTGAAGAATATCAAAATGCTCGCCGGTGTCCCCCTCATCGGATGGGTTCTGAGAGCTGCAGTGGACTCCAAACAGTTTGACAG TGTGTGGGTATCAACTGATCATGATGACATTGAGAAGGTAGCCAAGGCATGGGGAGCTCAGGTTCACCGCAGGAGCCCAGAGGTGTCCAAAGACTCCTCCAGCTCTCTTGACACCATCCAGGAATTCGCCCGATTAAACCCAG AGGTGGAGGTGATCTGTCACATCCAGGCCACGTCTCCCTGCCTGCACCCCTTCCACCTGAAGGAGGCCCTGGAGATGATCACCAAGCAGGGCTTCACGTCCGTCTTCTCCGTGGTCCGACGACACCACTTCCGCTGGCAGGAGGTGAAGAAAGGAG gTAGTGTAGCCACCCAGCCTCTCAACCTGGATCCATCCAACAGGCCCCGGAGAcaggactgggatggagagctgTGTGAGAACGGATCTTTCTATTTTTCCACCAGAGCCCTTATAGAGGAAGGTGTTTTGCAG GGGGGGAAGTGGGCTTACTATGAGATGCTGCCAGAGTACAGTGTGGATATTGATGTGGATATCGACTGGCCCGTGGCAGAACAGAGAGTACTGAG GTTTGGTTACTTTGGCCTGGACAAGCCTGAGGTGGTGCGTCTGCTGCTGTGTAACGTCTCCGGCTGTCTGACTGACGGCCGCgtcctcatctctgtctctggagaggagatggtctcagtcaacaccagagataCTATGGGTATCCGCatgctgcagagagagggagtggag GTGATCCTGATCTCGTCCGGTGAGGACCCTGTGACCAAGGCCCTGGCTGACAATCTATCCCAGAGGACTGGCTGCGAGGTCAGGCAGCTGGGCAAGGACATCCAGGGTGAGGTCAAAGCCATGATGGATGACAAGGATCTGGACTGGAAGGAGGTTGCCTATATGG GTAATGATGCACCAGATGTTGACTGTCTGAACCTGGCTGGGCTGAGTGCAGTACCCCGGGACGCCCCAGTGGTGGCGATCAACGCTGCTAAATACTCCTGCCACAGTGCTGCAGGCCTGGGGGCTGTGAGGGAGTTTTCTGAACACATCCTGCTGCTCAAGAAGAAGGCCAAGTCTCAGATGGAACAGGACCGCATCCACAGAAATACATTCTAA